A genomic segment from Castor canadensis chromosome 1, mCasCan1.hap1v2, whole genome shotgun sequence encodes:
- the Sf1 gene encoding splicing factor 1 isoform X13: MVALNPDFKPPADYKPPATRVSDKVMIPQDEYPEINFVGLLIGPRGNTLKNIEKECNAKIMIRGKGSVKEGKVGRKDGQMLPGEDEPLHALVTANTMENVKKAVEQIRNILKQGIETPEDQNDLRKMQLRELARLNGTLREDDNRILRPWQSSETRSITNTTVCTKCGGAGHIASDCKFQRPGDPQSAQDKARMDKEYLSLMAELGEAPVPASVGSTSGPATTPLASAPRPAAPANNPPPPSLMSTTQSRPPWMNSGPSESRPYHGMHGGGPGGPGGGPHSFPHPLPSLTGGHGGHPMQHNPNGPPPPWMQPPPPPMNQGPHPPGHHGPPPMDQYLGSTPVGSGVYRLHQGKGMMPPPPMGMMPPPPPPPSGQPPPPPSGPLPPWQQQQQQPPPPPPPSSSMASSTPLPWQQNTTTTTTSAGTGSIPPWQQQQAAAAASPGAPQMQGNPTMVPLPPGVQPPLPPGAPPPPPPPPPGSAGMMYAPPPPPPPPMDPSNFVTMMGMGVAGMPPFGMPPAPPPPPPQN, encoded by the exons ATGGTTGCCCTCAACCCTGATTTTAAGCCACCTGCAGATTACAA GCCTCCAGCAACTCGTGTGAGTGATAAAGTAATGATCCCTCAAGATGAGTATCCAGAAATCAACTTTGTGGGGCTGCTCATTGGGCCCAG AGGGAACACCTTGAAGAACATTGAGAAGGAGTGCAATGCCAAGATCATGATCCGAGGGAAGGGGTCTGTGAAAGAAGGGAAGGTTGGGCGCAAAGATGGCCAGATGTTGCCAGGGGAAGATGAGCCCCTTCATGCCCTAGTCACCGCCAACACAATGGAGAATGTCAAAAAGGCAGTGGAACAG ATCAGAAACATCCTGAAGCAGGGTATTGAGACCCCAGAGGACCAGAATGACTTACGAAAGATGCAGCTTCGAGAGTTGGCTCGCTTGAACGGCACTCTTCGGGAAGATGATAACAG GATTTTAAGACCCTGGCAGAGCTCAGAGACTCGCAGCATCACTAATACTACAGTGTGTACAAAGTGTGGAGGGGCCGGCCATATTGCCTCCGATTGCAAGTTCCAGAG GCCTGGTGACCCCCAGTCTGCTCAGGATAAAGCAAGGATGGATAAAGAATACTTGTCCCTCATGGCTGAACTAGGGGAAGCACCTGTTCCTGCATCAGTGGGCTCTACCTCTGGGCCTGCTACCACGCCCTTGGCCAGCGCACCTCGGCCTGCTGCTCCTGCCAACAATCCACCTCCTCCG TCTCTCATGTCCACCACCCAGAGCCGCCCACCCTGGATGAATTCTGGCCCTTCAGAAAGTCGGCCTTACCATGGCATGCACGGAGGTGGTCCTGGAGGGCCTGGAGGTGGCCCCCACAGCTTTCCACACCCATTACCCAGCCTGACAGGTGGGCATGGTGGACATCCCATGCAGCACAACCCAAATGGACCCCCACCCCCTTGGAtgcagccaccaccaccaccgatGAATCAGGGCCCCCACCCACCTGGGCATCATGGCCCTCCTCCAATGG ATCAGTACCTGGGAAGTACGCCTGTGGGCTCTGGGGTCTATCGCCTGCATCAAGGAAAAG GTATGATGCCCCCGCCGCCTATGGGCATGAtgccgccgccgcctccgcctCCCAGTGGGcagcccccgccccctccctctggtcCTCTTCCCCCatggcagcaacagcagcagcagcctccGCCACCCCCTCCGCCCAGCAGCAGTATGGCTTCCAGTACCCCCTTGCCATGGCAGCAAA ATACGACGACTACCACCACGAGCGCTGGCACAGGGTCCATCCCGCCATGGCAACAGCAGCAGGCGGCTGCCGCAGCTTCTCCAGGAGCCCCTCAGATGCAAGGCAACCCCACTATGGTGCCCCTGCCCCCCGGGGTCCAGCCGCCTCTGCCGCCCGGGGCCCCTCCCCCTCCGCCGCCTCCGCCACCTGGTTCCGCCGGCATGATGTATGCCCCGCCCCCTCCTCCTCCGCCTCCCATGGACCCTTCTAACTTTGTCACCATGATGGGCATGGGGGTGGCGGGCATGCCGCCCTTCGGGATGCCTCCAGCTCCCCCACCGCCTCCACCACAGAACTAG